Proteins co-encoded in one Scatophagus argus isolate fScaArg1 chromosome 11, fScaArg1.pri, whole genome shotgun sequence genomic window:
- the rdh1 gene encoding retinol dehydrogenase 1 yields MVSADSLWSYLLEVILSHLALTCALLVAAVAAVRWYIRDSYKVDGFHQKHVFITGCDSGFGNLLARQLDGKGFRVIAACLTEKGAADLAAATSPRLKTLLLNVTDGASIRGAVEMVSREVGERGLWGLVNNAGRSTPIGPTEWMQLEDFTKVLDVNLIGLIDVTLQFLPLLKKAQGRVVNVASFLGRLSLTGGGYCLSKYGVEAFSDSLRRNMQPFGIKVSIIEPGFFKTAVTRLDLIDADLRRLWGRLPQDVKDSYGPTYFDDYVKAQDFSMGILCSPDISKVTRCMEHALTARFPRTRYTAGWDAKLFWIPLSYLPSFVSDFVVGVLLPSPKGDRN; encoded by the exons CTTGTGGCTGCTGTCGCTGCCGTCCGCTGGTACATTAGAGACTCCTACAAGGTCGACGGCTTCCACCAGAAGCACGTGTTCATCACAGGCTGTGACAGCGGCTTCGGGAATCTGCTGGCCAGGCAGCTGGATGGAAAAGGTTTCCGCGTCATAGCAGCATGTCTGACAGAGAAAGGTGCAGCAGATTTGGCAGCAGCAACCTCCCCCAGACTGAAGACCCTCCTGCTGAATGTTACAGACGGCGCGAGCATCAGGGGAGCGGTGGAGATGGTGAGCAGAGAGGTCGGCGAGCGAG GTCTGTGGGGTCTGGTGAACAATGCTGGCAGGTCCACACCCATCGGTCCAACAGAATGGATGCAGCTGGAGGATTTCACAAAGGTTCTGGATGTGAATCTGATCGGACTTATTGACGTGACCCTCCAGTTTCTGCCGCTGCTGAAGAAGGCCCAGGGCAGGGTGGTTAATGTGGCCAGTTTTCTGGGCAGACTGTCTCTCACTGGTGGAGGATACTGCCTGTCCAAATATGGAGTGGAAGCCTTCTCCGACTCCCTCAG GAGGAACATGCAACCTTTTGGCATCAAAGTGAGCATTATTGAGCCTGGTTTCTTTAAGACAGCTGTTACCCGGCTGGATCTCATCGACGCTGACCTCAGGAGGCTGTGGGGTCGCCTCCCACAGGATGTCAAAGACAGCTATGGACCCACATACTTTGATGACT ATGTGAAAGCTCAAGACTTCTCCATGGGCATCTTGTGTAGTCCGGATATCTCCAAGGTGACCAGGTGTATGGAGCACGCGCTGACAGCTCGCTTCCCGCGCACACGCTATACTGCAGGCTGGGACGCCAAGCTTTTCTGGATCCCTCTGTCCTACCTCCCCTCGTTTGTGTCAGACTTTGTCGTAGGGGTGCTTCTTCCATCACCTAAAGGTGACAGAAACTAA